A window of Amycolatopsis australiensis contains these coding sequences:
- a CDS encoding TIGR04282 family arsenosugar biosynthesis glycosyltransferase, with translation MTGTFVLLVVAKAPVPGLAKTRLCPPATPAQAAEIAAAALLDTLDAVYSVPGAAPVVAMTGDLGHAGRSAEIGLALRRATVIPQRGWDFGARLANAHADAAAVHAGLPILQIGMDTPQVTPESLASAAAPVVYGGYDSVLGLAEDGGWWALGLAEPQHAQVLAGVPMSRDDTGQRTLSALAGCGLRPWEAARLSDVDTMADARAVAAACPGGRFAGAVAAVHGRAVA, from the coding sequence ATGACGGGCACGTTCGTGCTGCTGGTCGTGGCCAAAGCGCCGGTGCCGGGGCTCGCCAAGACGCGGCTCTGCCCGCCGGCGACACCGGCCCAGGCGGCGGAGATCGCCGCGGCCGCGCTGCTCGACACGCTCGACGCCGTGTACTCGGTGCCCGGTGCCGCGCCCGTCGTCGCGATGACCGGCGACCTCGGCCACGCCGGCCGGTCCGCCGAAATCGGTCTGGCACTGCGCCGTGCCACCGTGATTCCGCAGCGGGGCTGGGACTTCGGCGCGCGGCTCGCGAACGCCCACGCGGACGCCGCCGCGGTGCACGCGGGCCTGCCGATCCTGCAGATCGGCATGGACACGCCGCAGGTCACGCCGGAGTCGCTCGCGTCCGCCGCCGCGCCGGTCGTGTACGGCGGCTACGACTCGGTGCTCGGCCTGGCCGAAGACGGGGGCTGGTGGGCGCTGGGTCTCGCCGAACCGCAGCACGCGCAGGTCCTCGCGGGCGTGCCGATGTCCCGCGACGACACCGGCCAACGGACGTTGAGCGCGCTCGCCGGGTGCGGGCTGCGGCCGTGGGAAGCCGCCCGCCTGTCCGATGTGGACACCATGGCGGACGCCCGCGCGGTGGCGGCGGCGTGTCCCGGCGGACGGTTCGCCGGCGCCGTCGCGGCGGTTCACGGCCGGGCGGTCGCCTGA